From Amycolatopsis sp. cg9, one genomic window encodes:
- a CDS encoding ABC transporter permease, translating to MSLAVAEPASTVDAPPPRRAARAFRRNRTLVVSAVLLGLIVLAVLVLPFFLPSVSATDPVHRLLPPSGAHPLGTDSFGRDVLARLVSGGRASLGLSALITLCAAFSGMVIGLVSGFYRAADAVLMRLMDAWMSFPAIILAMALAIALGASIWTELIALTVIFTPFTARVIRSRVLGIAGRQYIGAARVSGMSRGKILLVHVFPNVLPLALVQVVILAAAAMLVDGAMSFLGLGIAPPTPTWGNMIAEGRSYLVVAPWLVIVPGVTIMLCVLLLNLIGSALRIAVDARARTLGELQRLRRAS from the coding sequence ATGAGCCTGGCCGTCGCCGAACCCGCGTCCACAGTGGACGCTCCCCCGCCGCGGCGCGCGGCCCGGGCGTTCCGGCGCAACCGGACCCTGGTGGTCAGCGCGGTGCTGCTCGGCCTGATCGTGCTCGCCGTGCTCGTGCTGCCGTTCTTCCTGCCGAGCGTCAGCGCGACCGACCCGGTGCACCGGCTGCTGCCGCCGTCGGGCGCGCACCCGCTCGGCACCGACTCCTTCGGCCGGGACGTCCTGGCCCGGCTGGTGTCCGGCGGCCGCGCGTCGCTGGGGCTGTCCGCCTTGATCACGCTGTGCGCGGCGTTCTCCGGCATGGTGATCGGGCTGGTCAGCGGCTTCTACCGGGCCGCGGACGCGGTGCTGATGCGGCTGATGGACGCGTGGATGTCCTTCCCGGCGATCATCCTCGCGATGGCGCTGGCCATCGCGCTCGGCGCGAGCATCTGGACCGAGCTGATCGCGCTGACGGTGATCTTCACGCCGTTCACCGCCCGCGTCATCCGCAGCCGGGTGCTCGGCATCGCCGGGCGCCAGTACATCGGCGCCGCGCGGGTGTCCGGGATGAGCCGCGGCAAGATCCTGCTGGTGCACGTGTTCCCCAACGTGCTGCCGCTGGCCCTGGTCCAGGTCGTCATCCTCGCCGCGGCCGCGATGCTGGTCGACGGCGCGATGAGCTTCCTCGGCCTCGGCATCGCCCCGCCCACCCCGACCTGGGGCAACATGATCGCCGAAGGCCGGTCCTACCTGGTGGTCGCGCCGTGGCTGGTCATCGTGCCGGGCGTGACGATCATGCTCTGCGTGCTCCTGCTCAACCTCATCGGCTCCGCGCTGCGGATCGCCGTCGACGCGCGGGCCCGCACGCTCGGCGAGCTGCAGCGCCTCCGCCGTGCTTCGTGA
- a CDS encoding SDR family NAD(P)-dependent oxidoreductase, producing MKTRIVVVTGGASGIGRGVAEAFLTAGDRVVVADVDARAAHDAGREIGAEHIELDIADPASVDAAVSLVASRFGPVDVLVNNAGLAAGGGPLTGLPIEVLDRCLSVNFRGTFLMTRAVGAHMVASGTRGAIVNISSIGARQPTPGLGHYEATKAAVDALTRSAALELAPHGIRVNAVAPGPVLTPMTAGFAADTAARAAWEARIPLGRIASVGDVVPSVVFLASPAAGHITGVSLAVDGGQLLT from the coding sequence ATGAAAACACGGATCGTGGTGGTCACCGGCGGCGCGAGCGGGATCGGCCGGGGTGTCGCCGAAGCTTTTCTCACAGCCGGCGACCGCGTCGTCGTCGCTGACGTCGACGCGCGGGCGGCGCACGACGCCGGCCGGGAAATCGGCGCGGAACACATCGAGCTCGACATCGCGGACCCGGCCTCGGTCGACGCCGCGGTTTCGCTCGTCGCGAGCCGGTTCGGGCCGGTGGACGTGCTGGTCAACAACGCCGGGCTGGCGGCAGGCGGCGGTCCGCTGACCGGCCTGCCGATCGAGGTGCTCGACCGGTGCCTGAGCGTCAACTTCCGCGGCACGTTCCTGATGACCCGCGCGGTCGGCGCCCACATGGTCGCCTCGGGCACGCGGGGCGCGATCGTGAACATCTCCTCCATCGGCGCGCGGCAGCCGACGCCCGGGCTCGGGCACTACGAAGCGACGAAGGCGGCGGTCGACGCGCTCACCCGGTCCGCGGCCCTGGAACTGGCGCCGCACGGGATCCGGGTCAACGCCGTCGCGCCCGGGCCGGTGCTGACACCGATGACCGCCGGGTTCGCCGCGGACACCGCCGCCCGCGCGGCCTGGGAGGCCCGGATCCCGCTGGGCCGCATCGCCTCCGTCGGCGACGTCGTGCCGTCGGTGGTGTTCCTGGCCTCGCCCGCCGCCGGGCACATCACGGGGGTGAGCCTGGCGGTGGACGGCGGCCAGCTGCTGACCTGA
- a CDS encoding alpha/beta fold hydrolase produces the protein MLLLHGFASDGHTDWVSTGWPAALVASGRPVLVPDLPGHGSSPAPADTTPKAITEELAIAVGDVSEVDVVGYSLGARLAWELPALLPVRRLVLGGLSPHEPFGAVDVEAALAFARGGRLPADPPTAAIARMITAPGRDPVALVRCVEGLRREPFAPRIGTVTVPTRFVAGRDDPVSQGIETLVPLVPGSDLLVVPGDHGGALRGAPFRTAALTFLDTP, from the coding sequence GTGCTGCTCCTGCACGGTTTCGCCTCCGACGGGCACACCGACTGGGTCAGCACGGGCTGGCCGGCGGCGCTCGTCGCCTCCGGGCGCCCGGTGCTGGTCCCCGACCTCCCCGGCCACGGGTCCAGCCCGGCACCGGCGGACACCACCCCGAAGGCCATCACCGAAGAACTCGCCATCGCGGTCGGTGACGTGTCCGAAGTGGACGTCGTCGGCTACTCGCTCGGCGCGCGGCTGGCGTGGGAGCTGCCCGCGCTGCTGCCCGTCCGGCGGCTGGTGCTGGGCGGGCTCAGCCCGCACGAGCCGTTCGGCGCGGTCGACGTCGAAGCGGCACTGGCCTTCGCCCGCGGCGGGCGGCTGCCCGCGGACCCGCCGACGGCGGCGATCGCCCGGATGATCACCGCCCCCGGCCGGGACCCGGTGGCGCTCGTCCGCTGCGTCGAGGGCCTGCGCCGGGAGCCGTTCGCCCCGCGGATCGGGACCGTCACCGTGCCGACCCGGTTCGTCGCGGGCCGGGACGACCCGGTCAGCCAGGGCATCGAAACCCTCGTCCCCCTGGTCCCGGGCAGCGACCTCCTCGTGGTCCCCGGCGACCACGGCGGCGCGCTGCGCGGCGCCCCCTTCCGCACCGCCGCCCTCACCTTCCTCGACACCCCCTGA
- a CDS encoding zinc-binding dehydrogenase, with product MPTHTEAAVLTGHRAPLELRELPLPAEPEPGAALVRLTCTTLCGTDVHLWSGGMRLPGMLPMVLGHEMVGEVVATGPGTTDTLGRDISPGDRIGWSESTCGKCHGCTILREPVACERRGYGFLQRSDRFPYATGGLARYCYVTPGAAKLLLPGDVEDTWASMSGCAGKTVLRAVARSGGIRPNATVVVQGAGALGVFATAVARLCGAGVVITVGGPADRLDAAERFGATATVPVDSTPGERIERVRELTGGRGADHVFDFAGGPTIGEEAVAFAAQRGTVAIVGSTGPVPAPVPLGTVMGKELTIAGSLNGDIADYHRSVEFFRAFAGRMPWHELFSAPVGLTGASAAVESMSRLGELKAVIDPRLP from the coding sequence CTGCCCACCCACACGGAGGCCGCCGTTCTCACCGGCCACCGCGCACCCCTCGAACTGCGCGAACTCCCCCTGCCGGCGGAGCCGGAACCCGGCGCCGCCCTGGTCCGGCTCACCTGCACCACGTTGTGCGGCACCGATGTCCACCTCTGGTCGGGGGGAATGCGCCTCCCCGGCATGCTGCCGATGGTGCTGGGCCACGAAATGGTCGGCGAAGTCGTCGCCACCGGACCCGGCACCACCGACACCCTCGGCCGCGACATCTCGCCCGGCGACCGCATCGGCTGGTCCGAGTCGACGTGCGGGAAGTGCCACGGCTGCACGATCCTGCGCGAGCCGGTCGCCTGCGAGCGCCGCGGTTACGGCTTCCTCCAGCGCTCCGACCGGTTCCCCTACGCGACCGGCGGCCTGGCCCGCTACTGCTACGTCACGCCCGGTGCGGCGAAGCTGCTGCTGCCCGGCGACGTCGAGGACACGTGGGCGTCGATGTCCGGCTGCGCGGGCAAGACCGTGCTGCGCGCGGTCGCCCGGTCCGGCGGCATCCGTCCGAACGCGACGGTCGTGGTCCAGGGCGCGGGTGCGCTCGGCGTGTTCGCCACGGCGGTAGCGCGGTTGTGCGGCGCCGGCGTGGTGATCACCGTCGGCGGACCGGCGGACCGGCTCGACGCAGCGGAGCGGTTCGGGGCCACCGCGACGGTTCCGGTGGATTCCACCCCCGGGGAGCGCATCGAGCGGGTGCGCGAGCTGACCGGCGGCCGCGGCGCCGACCACGTCTTCGACTTCGCGGGCGGGCCGACGATCGGCGAGGAGGCCGTCGCCTTCGCCGCCCAGCGCGGGACGGTCGCGATCGTCGGGTCGACCGGCCCGGTGCCCGCCCCCGTGCCGCTGGGCACGGTGATGGGCAAGGAGCTCACCATCGCCGGCTCGCTCAACGGCGACATCGCCGACTACCACCGCTCGGTCGAGTTCTTCCGCGCCTTCGCCGGCCGGATGCCGTGGCACGAGCTGTTCAGCGCGCCGGTCGGGCTGACCGGCGCGTCCGCCGCCGTCGAGTCGATGTCCCGGCTCGGCGAGCTCAAAGCCGTCATCGACCCCCGACTGCCCTAG
- a CDS encoding ABC transporter permease has product MTGVLLRRLRDLLIILVIVGTMMFFVIRLIPGDPAQAILGPTARPADVAALRSSMGLDGSLWQQYLSWAGHVVRGDFGTSITYHQPVLAVVAAHIVPTLTLAVLSTVISFFLSVAITAWQAVSPRNPAARALDRLSSLGMAMPDFWISLVLVLVFSVTLRWFPSSGYHDLLTDPVAAVPALVLPVTVLVIGQTALFVLTLRESVLGELPLAYLRTARVKGLPERRVLLKHVLPNALMPLVTQLGSNFAMLVGGIVIIESIFVVPGLGHLLMGAVSTRDFPLIQGVTLFVAVLFVVVNLLVDLSYALLDPKVRVS; this is encoded by the coding sequence ATGACCGGGGTGCTGCTGCGCCGGCTGCGCGACCTGCTGATCATCCTGGTCATCGTCGGCACGATGATGTTCTTCGTCATCCGGCTGATCCCGGGCGACCCGGCGCAGGCCATCCTCGGCCCCACCGCGCGCCCGGCCGACGTCGCCGCGCTGCGGTCGAGCATGGGCCTGGACGGTTCGCTCTGGCAGCAGTACCTCAGCTGGGCCGGGCACGTGGTGCGCGGCGACTTCGGGACGTCGATCACCTACCACCAGCCGGTGCTGGCCGTCGTCGCCGCGCACATCGTGCCGACGCTGACGCTGGCCGTGCTGTCCACGGTGATCAGCTTCTTCCTGTCGGTCGCGATCACGGCGTGGCAGGCGGTGTCGCCGCGCAACCCGGCGGCCCGCGCGCTCGACCGGCTGTCCTCGCTCGGCATGGCGATGCCGGACTTCTGGATCTCGCTGGTGCTCGTGCTCGTGTTCTCGGTGACGCTGCGCTGGTTCCCCTCCAGCGGGTACCACGACCTGCTGACCGACCCGGTGGCCGCGGTGCCCGCGCTGGTGCTGCCGGTGACCGTGCTCGTCATCGGGCAGACGGCGCTGTTCGTGCTGACCTTGCGCGAGAGCGTGCTCGGCGAGCTGCCGCTGGCCTACCTGCGCACCGCGCGCGTCAAGGGCCTGCCCGAACGGCGGGTGCTGCTGAAGCACGTCCTGCCGAACGCGCTGATGCCGCTGGTGACGCAGCTGGGCAGCAACTTCGCCATGTTGGTCGGCGGGATCGTGATCATCGAGTCGATCTTCGTGGTGCCGGGGCTGGGTCACCTCCTCATGGGCGCGGTGTCCACTCGCGACTTCCCGCTGATCCAAGGCGTGACGTTGTTCGTCGCGGTGCTGTTCGTCGTGGTCAACCTGCTGGTCGACCTGTCGTACGCGCTGCTCGACCCGAAGGTGCGTGTCTCATGA
- a CDS encoding ABC transporter substrate-binding protein, which yields MKRTPLLAALAAAATLLAGCMGSAGTTTAADGPPVRGGNLTVAVPTDPQSLDMVANPGQVTAQIGNMMYEKLFEVDQHFVARPMLVDTFTTSPDRLAYTFKLRQGVTFQDGAPLTADDVVASLQRWQKSHRTGQLVTPDIDAITAPDPATVSIKLKRPRYPLIDELAGAGTEIYEAKNLAGLPATGFGQDKAIGTGPYKLKSWDIGQQLVLERYDGYKSRSEEDWGGQAGAKHAYLDTVTYKVVGDQDALINGLQTGQWDHAMPANDQYEQLKANPNLVVRNLPGGNENVVIPNFNPGSKFADPRARQALNLLLDKPAINAATGGSKDLTIETGAFASPDNKASYSTAGDDVYKQHDPARAKQLLAEAGVTAGATIHIVTTNSYPEFGKWAVLIQDALGKIGLQTKIDTFDFATMLGTLTKDPGGWDITTLFFDSSLTSPAQMPALTLGTLNGSSSPELDGLMAEFNASTTPEQAKAVIDKLQAFTWKQLSVITLSQSRLYAAYTPRLKGYGDFYRVFWNSWLAA from the coding sequence ATGAAGAGAACTCCTCTGCTCGCCGCCCTCGCCGCCGCGGCCACGTTGCTCGCCGGCTGCATGGGCAGTGCCGGCACCACGACGGCCGCCGACGGGCCACCGGTCCGCGGCGGCAACCTCACCGTCGCCGTCCCCACCGATCCGCAGTCGCTCGACATGGTCGCCAACCCCGGCCAGGTGACCGCGCAGATCGGCAACATGATGTACGAGAAGCTGTTCGAAGTGGACCAGCACTTCGTCGCCCGGCCGATGCTCGTCGACACGTTCACCACCAGCCCGGACCGGCTCGCCTACACCTTCAAGCTGCGCCAGGGCGTCACCTTCCAGGACGGCGCCCCGCTGACGGCGGACGACGTGGTCGCAAGTCTCCAGCGCTGGCAGAAGAGCCACCGCACCGGGCAGCTCGTCACCCCGGACATCGACGCGATCACCGCGCCGGACCCGGCGACGGTGAGCATCAAGCTCAAGCGGCCCCGCTACCCGCTGATCGACGAGCTGGCCGGCGCGGGCACCGAGATCTACGAGGCGAAGAACCTCGCCGGCCTGCCCGCCACCGGGTTCGGCCAGGACAAGGCCATCGGCACCGGCCCGTACAAGCTGAAGAGCTGGGACATCGGCCAGCAGCTGGTGCTGGAGCGCTACGACGGCTACAAGTCCCGCTCCGAAGAGGACTGGGGTGGCCAGGCCGGCGCGAAGCACGCCTACCTCGACACGGTCACCTACAAGGTCGTCGGCGACCAGGACGCGCTGATCAACGGCCTGCAGACCGGCCAGTGGGACCACGCGATGCCGGCCAACGACCAGTACGAGCAGCTCAAGGCCAACCCGAACCTGGTGGTGCGCAACCTGCCGGGCGGCAACGAGAACGTCGTCATCCCCAACTTCAACCCCGGCTCGAAGTTCGCCGACCCGCGGGCCCGCCAGGCGCTGAACCTGCTGCTGGACAAGCCCGCCATCAATGCCGCGACCGGCGGCAGCAAGGACCTGACCATCGAGACGGGCGCCTTCGCCTCGCCGGACAACAAGGCGTCCTACTCGACCGCCGGCGACGACGTCTACAAGCAGCACGACCCGGCCCGCGCGAAGCAGCTGCTCGCCGAGGCCGGCGTCACCGCGGGCGCGACGATCCACATCGTCACGACCAACTCCTACCCCGAGTTCGGCAAGTGGGCCGTGCTCATCCAGGACGCGCTCGGGAAGATCGGGCTGCAGACCAAGATCGACACGTTCGACTTCGCCACGATGCTCGGCACCCTGACCAAGGACCCGGGCGGCTGGGACATCACGACGTTGTTCTTCGACTCCTCGCTGACCTCACCCGCCCAGATGCCGGCGCTCACCCTCGGCACGCTCAACGGCTCGTCGTCGCCCGAGCTCGACGGGCTGATGGCCGAGTTCAACGCCTCGACGACGCCCGAGCAGGCGAAGGCCGTCATCGACAAGCTCCAGGCCTTCACCTGGAAGCAGCTGTCGGTGATCACCCTGAGCCAGTCCCGGCTGTACGCCGCCTACACCCCGCGGCTCAAGGGCTACGGCGACTTCTACCGGGTCTTCTGGAACTCCTGGCTGGCCGCATGA
- a CDS encoding aldo/keto reductase has protein sequence MRIPQRRIGRDGPATGVLSLGSWHTYDRMDFREAVSLLQTAIDAGITLFDVGVYGLPGAPPVFTDVLFSAMVRAAGLRREDYLLSAKLWLEGYPEHSLRAQLENAFFRAGVSHADLVVLGDLRRADTDLHALVTDLAALHSAGLIGQWGVNNWSASAIKAVHDFAAADGVPGPAIAQLKYSVARRSIPDGAPFASIFSLGVSLQSSDVFEGGVLLGKGGRQVGRDPGDVRQRIADSAADLAKVAESVGATPAQLCLAFTLTHPANTTTLFGATSVKQLEDNLAAVSLAERVGAAELRALVEPFWADRDAVDPEGP, from the coding sequence GTGCGCATCCCCCAGCGCCGCATCGGCCGCGACGGGCCGGCCACCGGTGTCCTGTCCCTCGGCTCCTGGCACACCTACGACCGGATGGACTTCCGCGAAGCCGTTTCGCTGCTGCAGACGGCCATCGACGCCGGCATCACCTTGTTCGACGTCGGCGTGTACGGCCTGCCCGGCGCGCCGCCGGTGTTCACCGACGTGCTGTTCTCCGCGATGGTCCGGGCCGCCGGCCTGCGCCGGGAGGACTACCTGCTGTCGGCGAAGCTGTGGCTGGAGGGCTACCCGGAGCACAGCCTGCGCGCGCAGCTGGAGAACGCTTTCTTCCGCGCCGGCGTCTCGCACGCCGATCTGGTGGTCCTCGGCGACCTCCGCCGTGCCGACACCGACCTGCACGCCCTCGTCACCGACCTCGCCGCGCTGCACTCGGCGGGCCTGATCGGGCAGTGGGGCGTCAACAACTGGTCGGCTTCGGCGATCAAGGCGGTCCACGACTTCGCCGCCGCCGACGGCGTTCCCGGCCCCGCGATCGCCCAGCTGAAGTACAGCGTGGCCCGGCGGTCCATTCCGGACGGTGCGCCGTTCGCCTCGATCTTCTCCCTCGGCGTCTCCCTCCAGTCCTCGGACGTCTTCGAGGGCGGGGTGCTGCTCGGGAAGGGCGGCCGCCAGGTCGGCCGGGACCCCGGGGACGTCCGGCAGCGGATCGCGGACTCGGCCGCGGACCTCGCGAAGGTGGCCGAGAGCGTCGGGGCGACGCCGGCGCAGCTGTGCCTGGCGTTCACCCTCACGCACCCGGCGAACACGACGACGCTGTTCGGCGCCACCAGCGTCAAGCAGCTCGAGGACAACCTCGCCGCCGTCTCGCTCGCCGAGCGGGTCGGTGCGGCGGAGCTGCGCGCGCTGGTGGAGCCGTTCTGGGCCGACCGGGACGCCGTCGACCCGGAGGGCCCGTGA
- a CDS encoding amidohydrolase, with translation MEEKVQIREETMTAHRIHPADLVVHGGVVHTFGPAGTVAGGLAVRDGRVAEVGDDLTAHIGPDTEVLDLAGRTVLPGINDAHLHATWLGARWPHPLLGAPHEETPVVTGEDRRAAILRAGDVCAALGITSYTEPGLGPGETGCFSAAVLDEYAALHREGRLRARVTVLRLFGLLDGASSLPDFARGLATPVPAADPEWLAVPGVKIFADGIPPMRTAWTHHCYADGTHGTLLVDGPDDGERAANLAAMISLAHDAGLVVGVHATGERSIEAALANLRAGDHLVHGDLVTPPQLRRMAERGVGLTTQPAIATAMRPMVATALGDDVAAKAWPLREILDLGVRLTLSSDAPVVTPDWRVHLAAAGELLGARGVTPELTARLLRCYTTEAAAQDGSAAWKGFLAPGMAADFCVLAADPLSVAPADLPSVTVELTVTGGRIVHKG, from the coding sequence GTGGAAGAAAAAGTCCAGATCCGGGAGGAAACCATGACGGCGCACCGGATCCACCCGGCGGACCTGGTGGTCCACGGCGGGGTGGTGCACACCTTCGGCCCGGCCGGCACGGTGGCCGGCGGCCTCGCCGTCCGGGACGGCCGCGTCGCCGAGGTGGGCGACGACCTCACCGCCCACATCGGACCGGACACCGAAGTGCTGGACCTCGCCGGGCGCACGGTCTTGCCGGGCATCAACGACGCGCACCTGCACGCGACCTGGCTCGGCGCCCGCTGGCCGCACCCCCTGCTCGGCGCCCCGCACGAGGAAACCCCGGTGGTCACCGGCGAAGACCGCCGGGCGGCGATCCTGCGCGCCGGCGACGTCTGCGCGGCGCTCGGCATCACCAGCTACACCGAACCCGGGCTCGGCCCCGGCGAAACCGGGTGCTTCTCGGCGGCCGTCCTGGACGAGTACGCCGCCCTGCACCGCGAGGGCCGGCTGCGGGCGCGGGTCACCGTGCTGCGCCTGTTCGGCCTGCTCGACGGCGCCAGCTCGCTGCCGGACTTCGCCCGTGGCCTCGCCACGCCGGTGCCGGCGGCGGATCCGGAGTGGCTGGCCGTGCCCGGCGTCAAGATCTTCGCCGACGGGATCCCGCCGATGCGGACCGCGTGGACCCACCACTGCTACGCCGACGGCACCCACGGCACGCTGCTCGTCGACGGTCCCGACGACGGCGAGCGCGCGGCCAACCTGGCGGCGATGATCTCCCTGGCGCACGACGCCGGTCTGGTCGTCGGCGTCCACGCGACCGGCGAACGCAGCATCGAAGCGGCGCTGGCGAACCTGCGGGCCGGTGACCACCTCGTGCACGGCGACCTCGTCACCCCGCCGCAGCTGCGGCGGATGGCCGAGCGCGGTGTCGGGCTGACCACGCAGCCCGCGATCGCCACCGCGATGCGGCCGATGGTCGCCACCGCGCTCGGCGACGACGTCGCGGCGAAAGCCTGGCCCCTGCGGGAAATCCTGGACCTCGGGGTCCGGCTGACGTTGAGCAGCGACGCACCGGTCGTCACGCCGGACTGGCGGGTCCACCTCGCGGCGGCGGGGGAGCTGCTGGGCGCGCGGGGTGTCACTCCCGAGCTGACCGCGCGGCTGCTTCGCTGCTACACCACCGAGGCCGCCGCGCAGGACGGTTCCGCCGCCTGGAAGGGCTTTCTCGCGCCGGGCATGGCGGCGGACTTCTGCGTCCTGGCGGCCGACCCGCTGAGCGTCGCGCCGGCGGACCTGCCGTCGGTCACCGTCGAGCTGACCGTGACCGGCGGCCGGATCGTTCACAAGGGGTAG
- a CDS encoding aldo/keto reductase has translation MLGRSAFGLGSWNTWDRMDFGDAVRLLKTAFDAGVTLFDVAHYDFGPHAENSRTDILFGEAVREAGIAREDYVLCGKLWLWDYPRNGFAGQLETSLGRIGTDRADLVVVGDYRERPDIPRVVTEVAEQIRAGRIGGWGVNNWLAADLDQALAFADREGLPGPEFAQLKYSIARRSMAEGEPYRKHFDARRLALQASDVFEGGVLLGNAEPARKIGADVGGIRSSIVDASAELATIAAEFGATRAQLALAFCLAYEPVANVLFGVSRAAQLSDNLGALLLAREHGPEIRAALAHLHLDHDVNPDGSW, from the coding sequence GTGCTCGGAAGATCCGCCTTCGGTCTCGGCTCCTGGAACACCTGGGACCGGATGGACTTCGGCGACGCCGTCCGGCTGCTCAAGACCGCGTTCGACGCCGGCGTCACGTTGTTCGACGTCGCCCACTACGACTTCGGCCCGCACGCCGAGAACTCCCGCACCGACATCCTCTTCGGCGAGGCCGTGCGCGAGGCCGGGATCGCCCGCGAGGACTACGTGCTGTGCGGCAAGCTCTGGCTGTGGGACTACCCGCGCAATGGCTTCGCCGGGCAGCTCGAGACGTCGCTGGGCCGGATCGGCACCGACCGCGCCGACCTCGTCGTGGTGGGGGACTACCGGGAGCGCCCGGACATCCCGCGCGTCGTCACGGAGGTCGCGGAACAGATCCGGGCGGGCCGGATCGGTGGCTGGGGCGTCAACAACTGGCTCGCCGCCGACCTCGACCAGGCGCTGGCGTTCGCGGACCGCGAAGGCCTTCCGGGACCGGAGTTCGCGCAGCTGAAGTACTCGATCGCCCGCCGTTCGATGGCCGAGGGCGAGCCCTACCGCAAGCACTTCGACGCCAGACGCCTGGCACTGCAGGCGTCCGACGTCTTCGAAGGCGGCGTCCTGCTGGGCAACGCTGAGCCGGCGCGGAAGATCGGGGCGGACGTCGGTGGCATCCGATCATCCATCGTGGACGCTTCGGCCGAACTCGCCACGATCGCGGCGGAGTTCGGCGCCACCCGCGCCCAGCTGGCGCTGGCGTTCTGCCTGGCGTACGAGCCGGTGGCGAACGTCCTGTTCGGCGTGAGCCGGGCTGCGCAGCTGAGCGACAACCTCGGCGCGCTCCTCCTGGCCCGCGAACACGGCCCCGAGATCCGCGCGGCCCTGGCCCACCTCCACCTCGACCACGACGTGAACCCCGACGGCTCCTGGTGA